The genomic window CAGCAATTTTATCGATTTGCGCACCGATTTTTTGATATTTAGCAGTAATCTCAAAAATTGATTGTTTGACTTTACCAAACATTTTCTGGAAGATATTGCCTTCACCGGCACGTAATTCATCTGGATTTGCTTCATTCAGGCGATACATCAAATCTGTCAGAGAATCTCCAATAGGTCCGATATCCTGAGCCTGTACATGATTCAGCATTGACTGGGAGAATTCTCCTAGTTTTGTCTGTGCATTTGATCCATAAGAAATAACCGCCTGAGTATCTTGAAGATCGATTTTTGAAGCTAGTTCAGCGGCTTGGCGCTGACGATCCTCAGGTAATCTATCAATCAAACGTGGAGCCGTTTGCTGATCACGTAATGCAGAAATTTCACTTTGTTGTGTTGTTGTCAATGTATCGATAGGTGTAGAGAAGGGGTTGCTTAATAAATCATCCAACGCACTATCTACAGATACAGTTTCTTTTTTTTCAATATCCATCCATATAACCTCCTAAAATAGCAGCAATTTCATTTACTCACTACCACTATTATCTCTTTTCAAACTGTTTTTAGCAATTGAAATCTCAACATCCAGATCCTCTAAATCATCTGCAACAAATTGCTCATAATCTTTTTTGATCAATTTAGAGACTTGATCGATGATTTGAGCGCTTTCTTCCAACTTTTCATAGGCTTGTTTGCTCTTGATTTCATGACTGTCGATTTCCAAATATTTCTGTGTTAAATCCACTAAGTTCGGTAAATGTGTGTATAAAAAGTGATTTGCCGAGTGTAGCTTTGTAGGATTTTTAACTAGTTCCTTGAACATAGCTTTGGAAACACGAACTGTGTCGTTGCGCAAATCGATTGCTTTCAATTTTGTTGATTGGTTCACATTATCCTGAAGCTGAACAACTAATTTTTTTGTTG from Enterococcus sp. 9E7_DIV0242 includes these protein-coding regions:
- a CDS encoding 5-bromo-4-chloroindolyl phosphate hydrolysis family protein, yielding MKTRKIIQIVAYIILAAIIDSYTFINTDLIVGVLIIAILITLFTGRRKTKASEESLPNMTKSKEEHYEQLGMSSTEINFFRDTMNTTKKLVVQLQDNVNQSTKLKAIDLRNDTVRVSKAMFKELVKNPTKLHSANHFLYTHLPNLVDLTQKYLEIDSHEIKSKQAYEKLEESAQIIDQVSKLIKKDYEQFVADDLEDLDVEISIAKNSLKRDNSGSE